The genomic region CGCAGCGCCGCGAAGGCGTACTCGTCGAGGTCGAACGTGGTCAGCACGATCACCCGCGGGCCCTCGCCGGCAGGGTGCCGGGCGGCCAGCAGCCGGGTGGCCTCGACGCCGTCCAGGCGCGGCATCCGCACGTCCATCAGCACCACGTCGGCGCGGGTCGCCGCGAGCCGCTCCAGGGCCTCACGGCCGTCGCCGGCCTCGCCGACGACCTCCAGGTCGGGCTGGCTGCCGACGAGCATCGCGAACCCGGCGCGCACCATCTGCTGGTCGTCGACGAGGAAGACCCGGATCGGGGCGTCGGGGGAGCTCACAGGGGGATCCTCGCCGAGACCCGGTATCCGCCGGCGGGGCGGGGTCCGGCCTCCAGCTCGCCGTCGTGGACGGCGACCCGCTCGCGCATCCCGACCAGGCCCAGCCCGCGCCCGTCGTCCAGGCTGGCGGCGCCGCGCCCGTCGTCCTCGACCAGCACGGTGAGCTCCGGGCCGACCGCGACCTCGACCCGGGTGCGCACCCCCGGCCCGGCGTGCTTGCGCACGTTCGTGAGCGCCTCCTGCACGACGCGGTACGCCGTGAGCGCGACGCCGGGCGGCACCTCGGCGGCGGGGTCCGGCAGCCGCGCCTGGAGCGCGACGCCGGACGCCTGGGTCTCGGCCACCAGCACCGCGATGTCGCCGAGGCGGGGCTGCGGGCGGGTCCCCGTCGCGCCGTCGGTGCGCAGCAGCCCGAGCAGGCGGCGCATCTCGGTGAGCGCCTCGCGCCCGGTCGCCGCGATCGTCTCCAGGGTCCGCGGAGCGACCTGCGGGTCGTGCTCGGCGGCGTACCTCGCCCCGTCCGCCTGGACGACGATCACGCTCAGGCCGTGGGCGACCACGTCGTGCATCTCCCGGGCGATCCGGGCGCGCTCCTCGGTCGCGGCCAGCTCGACCTGCTGGCGGGCCTCCCGCGCGATCTGCTCGCCGCGCTCGACCAGCGCCGCGACGTACGCCGCGCGGGTCCGGCCCAGGGTGCCGAGGGCCCAGGCGGTCATCACGATCGTGCTGATCAGGAGGAAGTAGATGGCGATCGGACCCGCCGTGACCTGCCCTCCGAAGCCGTCCAGCCAGTCCTCGGTCGCCACCGCGGCGGCGCACACGCCGACCGCCAGCGCCGCGGCCCCGGCGACCGCCGAGCCGAACCGCGCGACCGAGTAGACGGCGATCGGGAAGGCCACCTGGCCCCACAGCGGGAGATCCAGCGGCACCACCTGGACCGCGCTCGCCACGGCCACGGCGGCGAAGGCAGCCACCGGCCGGGTGCGCCGCCAGAGCAGCGGGAGGATCTGCGCGGTGCTCAGCAGCACCTCGACCGGCTCGCTCCCGGCCACCAGCATCGCCAGGACCGGCAGCATCAGCCCCGCGACCAGGGCCCGGTCGAACCAGCGGCGGCCGCGCTCGTCCAGGCGCCAGGGCTGGTGCGGGGTGAGCAGACGGTCCACGGCGGTCACGCTAGACCCCGCGGCCGGGTCCGGGCGTCCGACCACGGGATGACCCGACCCGGGGCCCGGCGCCGGGCTGCCGGCGCGGAGTAGGGTCGCGCCATGACGAAGTGGGAGTACCTGACCGCGCCGATCCTGACGCACGCCGCCAAGCAGATCCTGGACAACTTCGGGGCCGAGGGCTGGGAGCTGGTGCAGGTCGCACCCGGCATGAACCCCGAGAACATGGTCGGCTACTTCAAGCGGCCGCTGGCGGGCTGATGAGCGCCGCGGAGGAGCGCCTCGCCGCGCTGGGCCTGTCGGTGCCGGAGGTGGCCGCGCCCGTCGCGGCGTACGTCCCCGCCGTCCGCTCCGGCGACCACGTCTTCACCTCCGGCCAGCTGCCGATGCGGGTCGGCGAGCTGATGGCCACCGGCAAGGTGGGCGCCGAGGTGACGACCGAGGAGGCCTACGCGTGCGCGCAGCAGTGCGTGCTGAACGCGATCGCCGCCGTGCGGGCCGAGCTCGGCGACCTGGACCTGGTCGAGCGGGTGGTCAAGGTGGTCGTGTTCGTCGCCTCCACCCGCGACTTCACCGGGCAGCCGCAGGTGGCCAACGGCGCCTCGGAGCTGCTCGGCCAGGTCTTCGGGGACGCCGGCGTGCACGCCCGGTCGGCCGTCGGGGTGACGTCGCTGCCGCTGGACGCGCCGGTCGAGGTCGAGCTGATGGTCCGGGTGGCGGCCGGCTGATGCGGGTCCCGCTCCCGCCGGTGCCGCTGCCGGCCGAGGTGGCCGCGCTCGCCCAGCAGTACGCCGAGGGGGCCCGCACGCCCACCGAGCCGCGCAACGCGGCCACGGTGATCCTGATGCGCCCCTCCGAGCGCGGGCCGGAGGTCTACTACATGCGTCGGCAGGTCTCGATGGACTTCGCGGCCGGCATGGCTGTCTATCCCGGCGGCGGCGTGGACCCGCGCGACTTCGACGCCAGCGTCGGCTGGGCCGGGCCCGGTCCCGCCGAGTGGGCGAGCCGACTGGGGTGCGCGGAGGAGACCGCGCGGGCGCTGGTCGCCGCCGCGGTGCGGGAGACCTTCGAGGAGTCGGGGGTGCTGCTCGCCGGCCCGTCGGCCGACGAGGTCGTCGCCGACACCACCGGCGCGGACTGGGAGGCCGACCGGGTGGCGCTGGAGTCGCGCGAGCTGGCCATGACCGACTTCCTCAACCGCCGCGGGCTGGTGCTGCGCACCGACCTGCTCGGCGTCTGGGACGCGTGGGTGACGCCGGTCTTCGAGCCGAAGCGCTTCGCCACCTGGTTCTTCGTCGCCGCGCTGCCGCAGGGCCAGCGCACCCGCGACGTCTCGACCGAGTCCTCCTCGGTGACCTGGCTCCCCGCGCGGGTCGCGGCCGAGCAGGCCGATGCGGGCGAGCTGGCGCTGATGCCCCCGACGTACCTCACCTCGCTGGAGGTCGGCACCCACGCCGACCCCGAGGAGGTGCTGGCGACCGCGGCGTCCCGCTCGGTGCGGATGTTCTGCCCCACCGCCGAGCCGTACGGCGCGGACTGGACGCTCTCGGTGCCGCCCCGGCTGCGGGACCTGCTGGCCTCGCGGGAGCGCGGATGAGCGGCGCCTGGAACGGCGGCAGCTATCCGCCGCGGGCCGAGTGCCTGCTCGCCCCGAATCCTGGGATCATGACCCTCGACGGCACCAACACCTGGGTGCTGCGCGAGCCGGGGGCCGGCCCCGACCAGCAGCGCGCCGTGGTCGTCGACCCGGGCCCGATCCAGGACGGCCACCTGGACCGCCTGGTGGCGGAGACCGGCGAGGTGGGGCTGGTGCTGCTGACCCACCTCCACCTCGACCACTCCGAGGTGGCCGAGACCTTCGCGCGGGCCAAGGGCTGCGCGGTGCGTGCCCTGGACCCGGCGTACTGCTTCGCGGGCGACCCGGTCGCCGACGGCGAGGAGCTGGACGTCGACGGGCTGCGGCTGCGGGTCCTCACCACGCCGGGCCACACCGCCGACTCGATCTCGCTGGTGCTGCCCGCCGAGCGGGTGCTGCTCAGCGGCGACATGGTGCTCGGCCGCGGCACCACTGTCGTGGCGCACCCCGGCGGGCAGCTGGGCGCGTACTTCGACTCGATCGAGCGGATGCGGGCGCTGGTGGCCGCGGGCGAGGTCGAGACCATCTGGCCCGCCCACGGCCCGGTCCTCGACGACGCCGGCGCGGTCCTGGACTTCTACCTGGCCCACCGCCGCGACCGGCTGGCCCAGGTCGAGGCCGCGCTCGCCCACCTCTCGGTCGCCGTCTCGCCCCACCTCGCCGACGACGACTCCCTGCCCCGTCGGGTCGTCGAGGTCGTGTACGCCGAGGTCGACCCGGTCCTCTGGGACGCCGCCGAGCTCTCGGTGCGCGCCCAGCTCGCCTACCTCTCCTCCCGTTGAATCGGGACCTCTGACGGCCGAGTCGGGAGTTGTGACCTTCGAGTCGGGACTTCTGGTGGCAGTGCGCGCCGCTTGCTCTCCACAGGCCGGTGGGGGCGCACCCCTGTCCACAGCGCTACGGCGTCCGGCGCCTCCGCGGGCGTGGGCCGACGCATCGTCGCGGCATGCGGAGCCGATGGCCTGACGAGCCGTTCACACGTGCGGAGCTGTCCGGGCTCGACATCACCGCCGCCGAGCTGCGGCGCGGGCTGGCCGAGGGCGAGGTCCGTCCGGTGGTGCGTGGCGCGTTCCTGGCGGCGCACCTGCCCGACACCATCGAGCTGCGCGCTCGGGCGGTGGCCAAGGTGGTCAGCCCGCACCACGTCGTCACCGACCGCACCGCCGCCTGGCTGCACGGCGTCGACACGCACGGGTACGCCGAGCACGACGGTCCGCCCCTGATCGAGTCGTGCGCCCTGCGCTGGCACGAGCCGACCACCCTCCCCGGGGTCGACGGTCGCACCCGCGACCTCGCTCCCCGCGACGTGATGGCGCTCCACGGCGTACGCGTGACGACACCGCTGCGCACCGCCCTCGACCTCGGCTGCTGCCTGCGCCGGCGCGAGGCCTTCGCCGCCATGGTGATGCTCGCCCGGCTGCATCACCTGACCGCCTCCGAGCTGGTCCGGGAGATGCGGCGATATCGCCGCCGCCGCGGCGTGGTCCAGCTGCGCGAGCTCGCCGGCCTGGTGGATCCCCGGATCGAGTCCCAGCGGGAGGCGTGGACGCTGCTCGAGATAGCCGACGCCGGGCTGCCGCTTCCGGAGCCCCAGGTCTGGGTCGAGGTCGACGGGGTGCCGACATACCGCCTCGACCTCGCCTACGAGCACCGCAAGGTCTGCGTGGAGTACGACGGGGGCGCGGCCCACTCGAGCCCGGAGCAGCGCGCCTACGACGAGCGTCGCCGGCGGTGGCTGCGCGAGCACGGGTGGGTGGTGATCGTCGTGCGAGCCGGCGACTTCACCGGCGAGGCGCGGGACCGGTGGCTCGCCGAGCTCAGCGCGGCGCTTGCTCCGGCGTACTCCAACCGCAGGTGGTGACCAGGAGTCCCGACTCGACCGTCAGGACTCCCGACTCGACCCGCGCAAGTCCCGACTCAACTCAGCGGGCCCGGCGGCCCAGCCGCTCGACGTCCATGATCACGACCGAGCGGGGCTCCAGGCGCAGCCAGCCGCGGGCCGCGAAGTCGGCCAGCGCCTTGTTGACGGTCTCGCGGGAGGCGCCGACCAGCTGGGCCAGCTCCTCCTGGGTGAGGTCGTGGTGGACGTGGACGCCGTCGTCGGCGGTGCGGCCGAACCGGTCGGCGAGGTCGAGCAGCGCCTTGGCCACGCGACCGGGTACGTCGGAGAAGACCAGGTCGGCCACCACGTCGTTGGCCTTGCGCAGCCGGCTGGCGAGCTGGGCGAGCAGGCCGCGGGCGACCATCGGCCGACCGTCGAGCCAGCGCAGCAGGTCCTCGTGGGAGAGCGAGGCGAAGCCGGCGTCGGTGACGGCGGTGACGGTGCCGGAGCGCGGGCCCGGGTCGAAGAGCGAGAGCTCGCCGAACATCTGGCCGGGGCCGAGGATCGCGAGCAGGTTCTCGCGGCCGTCGGCCGAGGTGCGCCCGAGCTTCACCTTGCCGTCGAGCACGACGTAGAGCTTGTCGCCGGTGTCTCCCTCGTGGAAGAGCACCTCGCCGCGTCGCAGTCGGCTCTCGGTCATGGAGGCGCGCAGCGCGGTCGCGGCCTCGTCGTCCAGAGCACTGAAAAGCGGTGCCTGACGCAGCACGTCGTTGTCCACGGTTCCTCCTTGGTTGCGCCGGCTGGCATGCGCGGCGTCGCGGGAATCCTATCCAGTGCCCTAGATCACAGGAACCATTGGTCCCCCAAGGAACGTATTCGGCCGGCGCGGCGGCCTGTCGGAGCCGCGCCGTACCCTTGCCCCGTGCCCGCCGTCGAGACCGCCACCGGACTGGTGCGCCGCGCCCGCAAGATCGACCGGGTGCTGGCGCAGACCTACCCCGACGCGCGCTGCGAGCTCGACTTCGACAACCCCTTCGAGCTGCTGGTCGTGACGGTCCTGTCCGCGCAGACCACCGACAAGCGGGTCAACGCGGTCCGGCCCACCCTGTTCGCCGCCTACCCCGACCCGGCCGCCATGGCCGCTGCCGACCGGGCCCACCTCGAGCAGATCCTCGGGCCGCTCGGGTTCTTCCGGGCCAAGGCCGAGTCGCTGCTCAAGCTCAGCGCCGTCCTCGTCGAGCAGTACGCCGGCCAGGTGCCGCCCCGCCTCGACGACCTCGTCAAGCTCCCAGGCGTGGGCCGCAAGACCGCCAACGTCGTGCTCGGCAACGCCTTCGGAATCCCCGGGATCACCGTCGACACCCACTTCGGCCGGCTGGCGCGCCGCTTCGGCTGGACCGAGCAGACCGACCCGGTCAAGGTCGAGCACGCCATCGGCGCGCTGTTCCCGCCCCGGGACTGGACGATGCTCTCCCACCACCTGATCTGGCACGGCCGCCGGGTCTGCCACGCCCGCCGCCCGGCCTGCGGCGCCTGCCCGGTCGCCCGCTGGTGCCCGGCGTACGGCGAGGGCCCGACCGACGCGGCCGAGGCCGCGAAGCTGGTGAAGACCGAGGGCCGCGCGTGAGGGTCCGCATCCTGGCCGTGGTCGGCCTGCTGCTGACCGCGCTGCTGTGCTCCTGCGCGCCGGAGGCCGACGAGCCCGGCGACGGCGAGTCCGGGGGACCCTCGGCGTCCAACATCGACGTGGATACCCCCGAGCTGCGGGCGCTGAAGAAGCGGGCCGGCATCGAGCCGTGCGTCCCCGGCCCCGCGACCGACGGAGGGCTGCCCTCGCTGACCCTGGCCTGCCTGGGCGGCGGGCCGGCGGTCGACCTGGCCAGCCTCGAGGGCCCGCTCGTGCTCAACTACTGGTACGCCGCCTGCGGGCCGTGCCGCAAGGAGATGCCTGCCGTGCAGGACTTCTACGAGCGGTACGGCGACCGGGTGCCGGTGATCGGCATCGACATCATGGACGTGATGCCGAAGGCCGCGCTCGAGCTGGCCGAGCAGACGGGCGCGCGCTACCCGCAGCTCGCCGACCCGGGCGGGGACCTGCAGGGCACCGACCTGCGCGCGATCGGCTATCCCACCTTCGCCTTCCTCGACGCCGACGGCGAGACCACGATGGTCGGCGGCGGGATCGAGTCCGCCGAGGAGCTGGTCGAGCTCGTCGAGGAGCACCTGGGGATCGCGCTGTGAAGCCGTTCCCGCCCTGGCTGCTCCCGGTCCGGGAGGCCTGCGGCACCATCGAGGCCGAGCAGCTGACCCGCTACGTGCCGCCCGAGGGCGCCGACGTGCGCCGCGGCGCGGTGCTGATGCTCTTCAGCGAGGGGCCGCTGGGCGGGGAGGTGCTGCTGACCGAGCGGGCCCACGACATGCGCTCCCACCCCGGCCAGGTCTCGTTCCCCGGCGGCTCGGTCGATCCGGGGGAGTCGGTCGTCGAGGCCGCGCTGCGCGAGGCCGAGGAGGAGGTCGGCGTCGTGCCGAGCTCGGTCGAGGTCTTCGGGATGCTGCCGGAGCTGTGGCTGCCGCCCAGCAACTTCGCGGTCACGCCGGTGCTGGGCTGGTGGCGCGAGCCGGCCGAGGTCGGTGTGGTGAGCGAGGCCGAGGTGCACGCGATCCACCACGCGCCGATCGCGGAGCTGATGGACCCCGAGCACCGCGTCACCGTGCGCCACCCCAACGGCTACACCAGCCCGGGCTTCCTCATCGGGACCGACAAGGACGTCATCCTCTGGGGCTTCACCGGCGGTATCGTCGCCCGGCTCTTCGACTACCTGGGCTGGACCCGTCCCTGGGACTCCTCGCGGGTGCGTGACCTGCCGGCGTACATGCTGCAGGGTGACTCCCGGACCCAGCGCAACGCGCGGGCCGGGCTCCTCGACATCTCCGACGAGGAGCACGAACGACGGGAGCGGCCGTGAACGTCCTCGACTGGCTGCTGGTCGTGGTCGTGCTCGCCTACGCCCTGTCCGGCTACTGGCAGGGCTTCGTGACCGGTGCCTTCGCGACCGCCGGGCTGCTCCTCGGCGGGCTGTTCGGCATCTGGCTCGCGCCGATCGCCCTCGGCGAGGCCGAGCAGTCGCTGGTGGTCTCGCTCGCGGCCCTGTTCATCGTGATCCTGTCCGCGTCCCTGGGCCAGGCCCTCTTCCAGTACGCCGGCGCCCGGATCCGCTCGCGGATCACCTGGCAGCCGGCCCGGGCCCTGGACGCCGTCGGCGGCGCCGCGCTCAGCGCGGTCGCCGTGCTGCTGGTCGCCTGGGCGCTCGGGGTGGCGATCTCCGGCAGCCGGATCGGGGCGATCACCCCGGTGGTGCGGGAGTCGACGGTGCTGGCGAAGGTCAACGACACGCTGCCGCTGTCGGCTTCCTCGCTGCTGCGCTCCTTCGACTCGGTCGTCGGGACCACGTTCTTCCCCCGCTACCTCGAGCCGTTCGCGCCGGAGCGGATCGTCCAGGTGGCCCCCGGCGAGCAGGCGCTCCTCGGCCAGCCCCGGGTGGCGGCGGCCGAGGAGAGCGTGCTGAAGATCCGCGGCTCCAACAGCTGCGGACGCGGCGTCGAGGGCACCGGCTTCGTCTACGCCCGGGACCGGCTGATGACCAACGCCCACGTCGTCGCCGGGGTGTCCGACCCGGAGGTCGTGGTCGACGGCGGCTCCCCGATCCCGGCCGAGGTGGTCCTCTACGACTCCCGCCTCGACCTCGCGGTGCTGGCCTTCGACAGCGGGGACCGCGCGGCCCTCGATCTGGACTCCTCGGCCCAGCCCAAGGAGTCGGTGGTGATCCTGGGCTATCCCGAGGATGGCCCGTACGACGCCCAGGCCGCCCGGATCCGATCCGAGCAGCGGCTGCGCTCGCCCGACATCTACGGCAGCGGGTCGGTGACCCGGGAGGTCTTCTCCCTGCGCGGCCTGGTCCGGCCCGGCAACTCCGGCGGGCCGATCGTGGCGCGCGACGGCGACGTCGTCGGCGTCGTCTTCGCCGCGTCGGTCACCGACAGCGAGACCGGCTACGCGCTCACGGCCGACCAGGTGTCGGCGGCGGGGGACGCCGGCCGGGACCGCACCGCCGAGGTGTCGACGGGCGCCTGTGCCGGCTGAGCGGGCCGACGGAACCGGACGGGGCCCACGCGCGTCCCACCGGCATGCGTCGACTCCTCGCCCCGGCCGCGGCCGCGGCGCTCCTCCTGACCGGATGCGCGGCCACCACCGACAGCGGGCCGCCACCCCAGCGGGCGGAGCCCGCACCGGTGGCGGCTGACTCCCCGTCCCCGACACCGGCGTCGGCCCGGGGGGAGGTCGCGGTGGGGCACTGCTTCGTGCTCCCCGTCGAGTTCGACGGGGAGCTGTGGAACGTGCCGTTCGAGGGCCAGTTCGGGTGGGGAGGCGGTCAGCCCAGGGGGTGGCGGGGTGTCGGGGTCATGGCCCGCGTCGGCGAGCGGGAGGCTCGCTTCGTCGACCGCGGCGGCGCCACCGTCGAGTTCAGGCCGGTGACCGACCCGACGGTGCGCCGCGTGGAGGAGGCGTGGTGCGCCTGAGCGGACCCTGGCGGGGCCGAGGGATCAGGCGTGGCCCTGGAGTGCCCGGGGGATCTCCCGGCCCTGCTCGATGGCCCGGGTGGGCGGGCTGACCCGCTTGATCTTCTTCACGCCGACGAAGGCGAGCAGGCCCGCCAGCAGGACGTAGGCGCCGAAGACGATCAGGAACGCCCAGTGCAGCGACAGGCCGCTGCCGTTCCAGTGGATGAAGTAGGCGATCGCGACCGAGAGCATGATGATCGCGAGGACCGCGATGAAGCCGGCCGCCGCGAAGAGGGCGATCCCGAGCGCGCCGAAACGCGCGCTCACCTTGAGCTCGGACTTCGCGAGCTGGATCTCCTTGGAGATGAGCGTCGAGATGTCCCGGCTGGCGTCGGCGACGAGGCGGCCGATCGTGGGGTCCTCAGGGGACGGAGCCGGGGCCGGTGCGGTTGCCATGCGGGGGTTCTCCTCGTGGGTCTGGGCGTGGTGCTGACCCTACGACACGGGCCGTCGGGGTCAGGCCGGCCCTTCGGTGCCCGGTCGGTCGGTCTCGAACACGTCGGGGATCGCGTTGCCGTCGGCGTCGACAGTCTCGAGCTCCGCGAGCCGGCGGTAGGCCCGGTTGCGGGCCCGCAGCACCACCGAGGCCAGCAGCGCCGCCAGCAGCGAGCCGACGAGGACACCGACCTTGACGTGGTCGACCTGGTCGGAGCCGTGGCCGTAGGCGAGCTCGCCGATCAGCAGGGACACCGTGAACCCGATGCCGCCGAGCATCGCCAGCCCCACGACATCGACCCAGGACAGCTCCTCGTCGAGGGTGGCGCGGGTGAACCTGGCCAGCAGCCAGGTCGCGCCGGTGATGCCGACGGTCTTGCCGAGGACGAGTCCCGCGACGATGCCGAGCGCGATCGGGTCGGCCAGCGCCTCGACCAGGCCGCTGAGGCCCCCCACGTCCACCCCGGCGGCGAAGAACGCGAAGACCGGGACGGCGAAGCCGGCCGAGAGCGGCCGGATCCGGTGCTCGAAGTGCTCGGCCAGCCCCGGACCGGCGTCCGGCCCGCCGGCCGCGTGGCTGCGCAGCACCGGCACCGTGAAGCCGAGCAGGACGCCGGCGACCGTGGCGTGCACGCCGGACTCGTGGACCAGCACCCAGGTGATCAGCGCCAGCGGGACCAGCAGCCACGGCGAGCGGATCCGCTTCTGGACCAGCAGCGCGAACGCCGCCAGCGGCACCAGTGCCAGCAGCAGGAACGGCAGGTGCAGCTCGTCGGTGTAGAAGATTGCGATGATCGTGATCGCGAGCAGGTCGTCGACCACGGCGAGCGTGAGCAGGAACGTGCGCAGCCCGGAGGGCAGGTGGGTGCTGATCACCGCGAGCACCGCGACGGCGAACGCGATGTCGGTAGCGGTCGGGATCGCCCAGCCGGCCAGCGCGTCGCCGTCGCCGAGGTTCCACAGCACGAAGACCAGGGCCGGGACGGCCATGCCGCCCACAGCGGCGGCGACCGGGACCGCGGCGCGGCCCGGGTCGCGCAGGTCGCCGGCGACGAACTCCCGCTTGAGCTCCAGGCCGGCCACGAAGAAGAAGACCGCCAGCAGCCCGTCCGCGGCCCAGGTCCCGAGGGTGAGGTCGAGGTGCAGCGCCTCCGGGCCGATCCGCAGGTCGCGCAGGTCGGCGTACGAGCCGCCCCACGGGGTGTTGGCCCAGACGATCGCGATCGCGGCCGCCGCGATGAGGAGCATCCCGCCGGTCGTCTCGGCGCGCAGGATCTCCGCGATCCGGGAGGACTCGCTCCACGAGCCGCGGGCGAACAGGCGCTGACGTGCAGAGTTCTGGGATGCCATGTGAGGCTCCTTCGGGGTCGGCGGCAGACTGCCGACCAGACTTCCCGGCGCACCGGGAGCCCAGCCTACCTGCCGGATCCGGCAGGTAGGCGCCCGGCGTCAGTCGTCCGAGCTCCCCCCGGAGAGCCCCTGGGAGATCAGCTCCATCACCGAGGAGTCGGCCAGCGTGGTGACGTCGCCGATCTCGCGGTGCTCGGCGACGTCGCGCAGCAGCCGGCGCATGATCTTGCCCGAGCGGGTCTTGGGCAGCTCGGGGACGATCATGATCTGGCGCGGGGTGGCGATCGGGCCGATCTCCTTGCGGACGTGGCCGCGCAGCTCCGCGACGATGTCGGAGCCCTCTCCCGCGTCGTCGGCCTCGTCCCGGAACTCGTCGCGCAGGATGACGAACGCGCAGACCGCCTGGCCGGTGTCCTCGTCCTTGGCGCCGACGACCGCCGCCTCGGCGACCTTGGGGTGGGAGACCAGTGCCGACTCGATCTCGGTGGTGGAGAGCCGGTGGCCGGAGACGTTCATGACGTCGTCGACCCGGCCCAGCACCCACAGGTCGCCGTCGCTGTCCTTCTTGGAGCCGTCCCCCGCGAAGTAGTAGCCCTGCTTGCGGAAGCGCGACCAGTAGGTGTCGACGTAGCGCTGGTCGTCGCCCCAGATCGTGCGCAGCATCGAGGGCCACGGCTGGGTCAGCACCAGGTAGCCGCCCGACCCGTTCGGCACCGGGGTGCCCTCCTCATCGACGACCTCGGCGCTGACGCCGGGGATCGGGATCATCGCGGAGCCCGGCTTGCCGTGGGTCACCCCGGGCAGCGGGCTGATCATGATCGAGCCGGTCTCGGTCTGCCACCAGGTGTCGACCACCGGGGTGCGGTCCCCGCCGATCACGTGGCGGTACCAGACGTAGG from Nocardioides pantholopis harbors:
- the nhaA gene encoding Na+/H+ antiporter NhaA encodes the protein MASQNSARQRLFARGSWSESSRIAEILRAETTGGMLLIAAAAIAIVWANTPWGGSYADLRDLRIGPEALHLDLTLGTWAADGLLAVFFFVAGLELKREFVAGDLRDPGRAAVPVAAAVGGMAVPALVFVLWNLGDGDALAGWAIPTATDIAFAVAVLAVISTHLPSGLRTFLLTLAVVDDLLAITIIAIFYTDELHLPFLLLALVPLAAFALLVQKRIRSPWLLVPLALITWVLVHESGVHATVAGVLLGFTVPVLRSHAAGGPDAGPGLAEHFEHRIRPLSAGFAVPVFAFFAAGVDVGGLSGLVEALADPIALGIVAGLVLGKTVGITGATWLLARFTRATLDEELSWVDVVGLAMLGGIGFTVSLLIGELAYGHGSDQVDHVKVGVLVGSLLAALLASVVLRARNRAYRRLAELETVDADGNAIPDVFETDRPGTEGPA